A section of the Phaseolus vulgaris cultivar G19833 chromosome 8, P. vulgaris v2.0, whole genome shotgun sequence genome encodes:
- the LOC137827218 gene encoding probable glutathione S-transferase, translating to MAANQGEVKLLGVLGSPFVCRARIALKFKGIEYEFVEENLANKSEQLLKYNPVHKKVPVFVHNEKPIAESMIIVEYIDETWNNNPISPSDPHQKALARFWSKFIDDKVVGAAWKSAFTVDEKEREKNLQEALEGLQFLEDEIKEKKFFGGEEIGLVDIAGVFIAFWMPIVQEIAGLQLLSSEKFPNLYKWSQELINHSVVKEVLPPREPLFAFFKGRYESLTASK from the exons ATGGCTGCGAATCAGGGAGAGGTAAAGCTTTTGGGAGTTCTGGGAAGCCCTTTTGTGTGTAGGGCGCGTATTGCTCTCAAATTCAAGGGCATTGAATACGAATTTGTGGAAGAAAATTTGGCCAACAAGAGTGAACAGCTTCTCAAATATAACCCAGTTCACAAGAAGGTCCCAGTTTTTGTTCACAATGAGAAGCCCATAGCAGAGTCTATGATCATTGTTGAGTACATCGATGAGACCTGGAACAACAACCCCATCTCTCCTTCTGATCCTCACCAGAAAGCCTTGGCTCGTTTCTGGTCCAAATTCATTGATGACAAG GTTGTGGGTGCTGCATGGAAATCTGCTTTCACTGTTgatgagaaagagagagagaagaattTGCAAGAAGCATTGGAGGGTCTGCAGTTTCTTGAGGATGAGATAAAGGAGAAGAAATTTTTTGGGGGAGAGGAGATTGGGTTGGTGGATATTGCAGGTGTGTTCATAGCATTTTGGATGCCAATTGTTCAGGAAATAGCAGGGTTACAGTTATTGAGCAGTGAGAAATTTCCTAATCTCTACAAATGGAGCCAAGAGTTGATAAACCACTCTGTTGTGAAGGAAGTTCTTCCTCCAAGGGAACCACTGTTTGCCTTCTTCAAAGGCCGCTATGAAAGCCTCACTGCCTCAAAATAG
- the LOC137823987 gene encoding rop guanine nucleotide exchange factor 7-like → MDSTITQQEVREQKHTQQQHQKHCAPLVSLRRSTNPNPVSILVFWVSKSLRSLCFRVQLSQGFCLRRIQYHGMVINSSVLYASSSSSSSAFVEGKAAAMEGLSLVEKNEVVEESKGSENGGKRETFADLIEEKGRESSFSSDFLSSETTHEEHSRSSTEDSSSPPSVGWTIQELAASDCASPHGSEDGEKKHSVLENKEFKKQVSVSSEIEMMKERFAKLLLGEDMSGCGNGVPTALAISNSITNLCATLFGQLWRLEPLRSEKKAMWRREIEWFLSVSDHIVELTPNWQTFPDGSKLEVMTCRPRSDLYVNLPALRKLDNMLLEILDSFVNTEFWYVDQGVLAPDADGPSSFRQALQRQEEKWWLPVPRVPPCGLHENSRKQLQHKRDCTNQILKAAMAINSITLAEMDIPESYLESLPKTARVSLGDVIHRYITSDHFSPECLLACLDLSSEHQAIEIANRAEASMYIWRKKTNSKPAISARSSSRSSWEMVKDLMVDADKRDLFAERAESLLLSLKQRFPGLSQTTLDTSKIQYNKDVGKAILESYSRVLESLAFNLVARIDDVLYVDDLTKHSDQISSLSKVGVVTHKQSMPVPYSVPVPSTPYKSAFGTPALSPSHSSPSKGGRSLLNNDNSLPQRGSGAKKSLTDFLSIEPKGRDSDSSIENRLDEEVPTCETDVESSDCAEGSASPSILDRKWHV, encoded by the exons ATGGATAGTACTATCACCCAACAAGAAGTGAGAGAACAAAAACATACCCAACAACAGCATCAGAAGCATTGTGCCCCTTTGGTGAGCCTCAGAAGGTCCACTAATCCTAACCCGGTCTCCATTCTGGTCTTCTGGGTGTCTAAATCTCTTAGAAGTTTGTGTTTCAGAGTTCAACTCTCACAAGGGTTTTGCTTGAGGAGGATTCAGTACCATGGCATGGTGATTAACTCCTCTGTCCTctatgcttcttcttcttcttcttcatctgctTTTGTTGAAGGGAAAGCTGCTGCAATGGAGGGTTTGAGTTTGGTTGAGAAGAATGAGGTTGTTGAAGAAAGTAAAGGAAGTGAAAATGGTGGTAAGAGAGAAACTTTTGCTGATTTGATTGAAGAAAAAGGTCGTGAGAGTAGTTTCAGCTCAGATTTTCTGTCATCAGAGACCACACATGAGGAGCATAGTAGGAGTAGCACTGAGGACTCGTCTTCACCACCTTCGGTGGGGTGGACGATTCAGGAACTTGCTGCATCAGATTGTGCCAGTCCTCATGGCAGTGAAGATGGAGAGAAGAAGCACTCGGTTTTGGAGAATAAGGAGTTTAAGAAACAAGTTTCAGTCTCATCAG AGATTGAGATGATGAAGGAGAGGTTTGCAAAATTGTTACTTGGAGAAGATATGTCTGGTTGTGGAAATGGGGTCCCTACAGCCTTGGCCATCTCAAATTCCATAACCAATCTGTGTG CTACACTCTTTGGGCAACTTTGGAGATTAGAACCCCTGCGTTCAGAGAAGAAAGCGATGTGGCGAAGAGAGATAGAGTGGTTTCTTTCTGTCAGTGATCATATAGTTGAATTGACACCTAATTGGCAGACATTTCCCGATGGAAGCAAGCTTGAG GTCATGACTTGTCGACCGCGCTCAGATCTTTATGTCAATCTTCCAGCTCTGCGCAAATTAGataacatgcttctt GAAATTCTAGATAGTTTTGTCAATACAGAGTTCTGGTATGTAGACCAGGGGGTTCTAGCTCCAGATGCCGATGGTCCATCTTCATTTCGACAGGCACTTCAGCGGCAGGAGGAGAAATGGTGGCTTCCTGTACCACGAGTCCCTCCCTGTGGTCTCCATGAAAACTCAAGGAAGCAGTTGCAGCACAAACGTGATTGCACAAACCAAATACTAAAGGCTGCAATGGCCATTAACAGCATCACTTTAGCAGAAATGGACATTCCTGAGTCCTATTTGGAATCTCTTCCAAAG ACTGCTAGAGTAAGCTTGGGGGATGTTATACATCGTTACATCACATCCGATCATTTTTCTCCTGAATGCTTGCTAGCTTGCCTTGATTTATCTTCGGAGCATCAAGCTATAGAGATTGCGAACCGAGCCGAGGCTTCCATGTATATTTGGCGCAAAAAGACCAACTCCAAGCCCGCAATCAGTGCCAGGTCTAGTTCAAGATCATCATGGGAAATGGTCAAGGATCTGATGGTTGATGCAGACAAGAGGGATTTGTTTGCAGAGAGAGCAGAAAGCCTTTTGCTTTCCTTGAAGCAGCGTTTTCCTGGTCTGTCTCAAACAACCTTGGATACGAGCAAAATCCAATACAACAAG GATGTCGGAAAAGCCATTTTGGAGAGCTACTCTAGAGTATTGGAGAGTTTGGCATTTAACTTGGTAGCACGGATTGATGATGTGCTCTATGTGGACGACTTGACCAAACATTCAGATCAAATCTCTTCTCTCTCAAAAGTTGGTGTAGTAACTCACAAGCAGAGTATGCCAGTTCCATACTCAGTACCTGTCCCGAGCACACCATACAAATCGGCTTTCGGCACACCAGCCCTTTCTCCATCACATAGTAGTCCTTCCAAGGGAGGGAGGTCTCTACTCAACAATGACAACAGCCTCCCCCAAAGAGGGTCAGGGGCGAAGAAATCTTTGACTGATTTTCTTAGCATTGAACCAAAAGGGAGGGACAGTGACAGTTCAATTGAGAATAGACTTGATGAAGAAGTGCCAACATGTGAAACAGATGTGGAGTCAAGTGATTGCGCAGAAGGTAGTGCCAGCCCAAGTATCCTGGACCGGAAATGGCATGTTTGA
- the LOC137823988 gene encoding putative lipid-transfer protein DIR1, producing MEGVVKFACLVGFVVVVSIAGVDSAGECGKSTTPDNEAFKLAPCSSAAQDENASVSQSCCAQVKKIGQNPSCLCAVLLSNTAKMAGVNPQIAVTIPKRCNLANRPVGYKCGPYTLP from the exons atGGAGGGTGTTGTGAAGTTTGCATGCCTTGTTGGGTTTGTGGTGGTGGTGAGTATTGCAGGGGTGGATAGTGCTGGGGAATGTGGGAAATCGACTACCCCAGATAATGAGGCTTTTAAGCTTGCTCCATGTTCCTCAGCAGCACAAGATGAGAATGCTAGTGTTTCTCAAAGTTGCTGCGCACAGGTGAAGAAAATAGGGCAGAATCCTAGCTGCCTCTGTGCAGTTCTGCTATCTAACACAGCCAAAATGGCTGGAGTCAACCCTCAGATTGCTGTCACCATCCCCAAGCGTTGCAACCTCGCTAATCGCCCTGTTGGTTACAAGTGTGGAC CTTACACACTTCCTTAA